CGAAAAAACTTTTCTTATTATCCTTGATGAAAGAAGAGAAGGCTTTACCACTAAGGAATTTTCAGAATTTTTGGAAAGGCTTCTTTCAAGAGAAAAAAGCATAACCTTTCTTATAGGTGGTCCTGAAGGGATTTCAGAAAATTTAAAAAGGAAGGCGCATAAATCTCTAAAAATCTCAGATTTTACCCTAAATCATGAACTTGCCCTTCTTGTCCTTTCTGAAGCTCTATACAGGGCTATAAGCCTACTTAAAGGTCATCCCTATCACAGAGAGTAAGCCTTAACCGAAAAGAAAATAAAGGAATAATCCTAAGGATAAGATTAATAAGATTATAAAATAAAGGAAATAAAGCCAGAAGGAGGTTCTATAAGCCCCAGTTTCAACTTTTTTCAGGGTTTTATAAAAGTTTATTTTTCCAAAGATAAGACTTAGAATGCCAATTCCTATGAGAAGCTTTCCAAGATAGTGTAAATGAGGATATTTTTCTATAGGTGGTAAGGGGGACAATTCTTGAGTTTTTAGAGCAAATTTTAAAAAGAAGT
This window of the Caldimicrobium thiodismutans genome carries:
- a CDS encoding 23S rRNA (pseudouridine(1915)-N(3))-methyltransferase RlmH, which translates into the protein MIYILAPGPLKYPFVKEGLDYYLKGLTKWIKVEAFFPKVKGSFSTREERLKAEEETLLKNLPEKTFLIILDERREGFTTKEFSEFLERLLSREKSITFLIGGPEGISENLKRKAHKSLKISDFTLNHELALLVLSEALYRAISLLKGHPYHRE
- a CDS encoding YidH family protein — its product is MPENLQKPVDARYYLAVERTFLAWIRSAIAFLAFGIAIEKFDFFLKFALKTQELSPLPPIEKYPHLHYLGKLLIGIGILSLIFGKINFYKTLKKVETGAYRTSFWLYFLYFIILLILSLGLFLYFLFG